From one Ferrovibrio sp. MS7 genomic stretch:
- a CDS encoding AMP-dependent synthetase/ligase, translated as MTAMNVAIDKDILEVIQRDTIPRYFWRRCAERGEAIALREKDFGIWNAITWRQYGENAKNTGLGLAALGVKRGDVVSVISEGNPQWLYADMGTQGIGGVTNGIYTTDSAKQVEYILNDSRTVVYIAENEEQLDKALEVRDRVPTLKKIIVIDMEGLRDFRDPMVISFDELLKLGQAFGEQHPGFWEAELAKGKPDDLAILIYTSGTTGAPKGAMISHSNLLFQLENSYKLMEQYPSDEQLSFLPLCHIAERGFTVLWPLKSGSTVNFAESPDTVAQNLQEVQPTLFFAVPRLWEKFFSAIAIRMKDATPIGKWAYKNALGIGYLMAETKLEGRTPSLGLRAAFWLADQLVLKNVKSIIGIKRCRWLATGAAPISPDLIKWYLALGMDMREVYGQTENVGLATAPQDNRLKLGTVGKCVPNTEVKISPEGEILLRGPHVFMGYLNNPTKTAETVKDGWLHTGDVGLIDNEGWVKITDRMKDIIITAGGKNITPSEIENQLKFSPYISDAVVIGDRRKFLTCLIMIDHDNVVKYAQDLNVPFTNFASLCRTREVQELIWQEIEKVNKNFARVETIKKFRLIEQQLTAEDDELTPTMKLKRKFVNEKYKDMIEEMYRGGE; from the coding sequence ATGACCGCAATGAACGTGGCGATCGACAAGGACATTCTCGAAGTCATCCAGCGCGATACGATCCCGCGCTATTTCTGGCGTCGCTGCGCCGAACGTGGCGAAGCCATCGCGCTGCGCGAGAAGGATTTCGGCATCTGGAATGCCATCACCTGGCGCCAGTATGGCGAAAATGCCAAGAATACCGGCCTGGGGCTGGCTGCCCTTGGCGTGAAGCGCGGCGATGTCGTGTCGGTGATCTCGGAAGGTAACCCGCAATGGCTCTATGCCGATATGGGCACCCAGGGCATCGGCGGCGTGACGAACGGCATTTACACCACCGATTCCGCCAAGCAGGTCGAGTATATTCTCAACGACAGCCGCACCGTCGTCTATATCGCCGAGAATGAGGAACAGCTCGACAAGGCGCTGGAGGTGCGCGACCGCGTGCCGACGCTGAAGAAGATCATCGTGATCGACATGGAGGGCCTGCGCGATTTCCGCGACCCGATGGTGATCAGCTTCGATGAGCTGCTCAAGCTTGGCCAGGCCTTCGGCGAACAGCATCCCGGCTTCTGGGAAGCCGAGCTGGCCAAGGGCAAGCCCGATGACCTGGCGATCCTGATCTATACCTCAGGCACCACCGGTGCACCCAAAGGCGCCATGATCAGCCACAGCAATCTGCTGTTCCAGCTTGAGAATAGCTACAAGCTGATGGAGCAGTATCCGTCCGATGAGCAGCTTTCCTTCCTGCCGCTCTGCCATATTGCCGAGCGCGGTTTCACCGTGCTGTGGCCGCTGAAATCCGGCTCGACGGTGAATTTCGCCGAAAGCCCGGACACGGTGGCGCAGAACCTGCAGGAAGTGCAGCCGACCCTGTTCTTTGCCGTGCCGCGCCTGTGGGAGAAGTTCTTCTCCGCCATTGCCATCCGCATGAAGGATGCCACGCCGATCGGCAAATGGGCCTACAAGAACGCGCTCGGCATCGGCTACCTGATGGCCGAGACCAAGCTGGAAGGCCGCACCCCCTCGCTTGGCCTGCGCGCCGCTTTCTGGCTCGCCGATCAACTGGTGCTGAAGAACGTCAAGAGCATCATCGGCATCAAGCGCTGCCGCTGGCTTGCCACGGGCGCCGCGCCGATTTCGCCCGACCTGATCAAGTGGTATCTGGCGCTCGGCATGGACATGCGCGAAGTCTATGGCCAGACCGAGAATGTCGGCCTTGCCACGGCGCCGCAGGATAACCGCCTCAAGCTCGGCACAGTGGGCAAATGCGTGCCGAACACGGAAGTGAAGATCAGCCCCGAAGGCGAAATCCTGCTGCGCGGCCCGCATGTTTTCATGGGCTATCTCAACAATCCGACCAAAACCGCCGAGACGGTGAAGGACGGCTGGCTGCATACCGGCGATGTCGGTCTCATCGACAATGAAGGCTGGGTCAAGATCACCGACCGGATGAAGGACATCATCATCACTGCCGGCGGCAAGAACATCACACCCTCCGAGATCGAGAATCAGCTGAAATTCAGCCCCTATATCTCGGATGCGGTGGTGATCGGCGACCGCCGCAAATTCCTCACCTGCCTGATCATGATCGACCATGACAACGTGGTGAAATACGCCCAGGACCTGAACGTTCCCTTCACCAACTTCGCCTCGCTCTGCCGCACCCGCGAGGTGCAGGAGCTGATCTGGCAGGAGATCGAGAAGGTGAACAAGAATTTCGCCCGTGTGGAGACGATCAAGAAATTCCGGCTGATCGAGCAGCAGCTCACGGCCGAGGATGACGAACTGACGCCGACGATGAAGCTGAAGCGCAAGTTCGTGAATGAAAAGTACAAGGATATGATCGAGGAAATGTACCGCGGCGGCGAATAA
- a CDS encoding ABC transporter ATP-binding protein, which translates to MAEPILKLLNIETYYGPIMAIRGVSLEVPEGSIVTVLGANGAGKTTILKTISGVMDPQKGSVIFEGREIQKMDPDKVMRLGIGHVPEGRETFPFLTVRENLMMGAYTRSDRDGIAKDIDLVFSYFPRLKERESQPAGSMSGGEQQMLAIGRALMGRPKLLLLDEPSLGLSPKLVKEIFEIVVRINKEQGTTILLVEQNANVALHTAHFGYVLEVGRIVMEDTCERLLEKEDIKEFYLGQKEEGVRGKRRWKKRKTWR; encoded by the coding sequence GTGGCGGAACCGATCCTCAAGCTGTTGAACATCGAGACCTATTACGGTCCGATCATGGCCATTCGCGGCGTCAGCCTGGAAGTGCCGGAAGGCTCCATTGTCACGGTCCTGGGCGCCAATGGCGCCGGCAAGACCACGATCCTCAAGACCATCTCCGGCGTCATGGACCCGCAGAAGGGTAGCGTCATCTTCGAGGGCCGCGAGATCCAGAAGATGGATCCGGACAAGGTGATGCGGCTTGGCATCGGTCATGTGCCGGAAGGCCGCGAGACCTTCCCGTTCCTCACGGTGCGCGAGAACCTGATGATGGGGGCCTATACGCGGAGCGACCGCGATGGCATCGCCAAGGATATCGATCTGGTGTTCAGCTATTTTCCGCGTCTCAAAGAGCGCGAGAGCCAGCCGGCTGGTTCGATGTCGGGTGGCGAGCAGCAGATGCTGGCGATTGGCCGCGCCCTGATGGGCCGCCCGAAGCTGCTGCTGCTGGACGAGCCCTCGCTCGGCCTGTCGCCGAAGCTGGTGAAGGAAATCTTCGAGATTGTTGTGCGCATCAACAAGGAGCAGGGCACTACTATCCTGCTCGTTGAGCAGAACGCCAATGTGGCGCTGCATACGGCGCATTTCGGCTATGTGCTCGAGGTTGGCCGCATCGTGATGGAAGATACCTGCGAGCGCCTGCTCGAGAAGGAAGACATCAAGGAATTCTACCTCGGCCAGAAGGAAGAGGGCGTGCGCGGCAAGCGCCGCTGGAAGAAACGCAAGACCTGGCGCTGA
- a CDS encoding ABC transporter ATP-binding protein: MTFFKAENIAINFGGIKAVDGVDFEVEQGTVFTIIGPNGAGKTTVFNLISRIYNPTEGRLVFQDQDITRLPPHDIAKLGIARTFQNIELFEHATVLQNLLLGRHCHRGSNLLTELLFLPSVRKMEVAHREKAEEVIDFLDLQQYRDTMIVNLPYGARKVVELARALCTEPKLLLLDEPSSGLNTEETEDMAWWIQDIRDDLGISVLMVEHDMSLVNEVSDRVLALNYGRVLATGTAREVQSHPEVVKAYLGG, encoded by the coding sequence GTGACCTTCTTCAAAGCCGAAAACATCGCCATCAACTTCGGTGGCATCAAGGCGGTGGACGGGGTCGACTTCGAGGTCGAGCAGGGCACCGTGTTCACCATCATCGGCCCGAATGGCGCCGGCAAGACCACGGTGTTCAACCTGATCAGCCGCATCTATAACCCGACCGAGGGCCGGCTGGTATTCCAGGATCAGGACATCACCAGGCTGCCGCCGCATGATATCGCCAAGCTCGGCATCGCCCGCACCTTCCAGAATATCGAGCTGTTCGAGCATGCCACGGTGCTGCAGAACCTGCTGCTCGGTCGCCATTGCCATCGCGGCTCCAACCTGCTCACCGAATTGCTGTTCCTGCCCAGCGTGCGGAAAATGGAAGTGGCGCATCGCGAGAAGGCGGAGGAGGTGATCGACTTCCTCGACCTGCAGCAATACCGCGACACCATGATCGTGAATCTGCCTTATGGCGCGCGCAAGGTGGTGGAACTGGCCCGCGCGCTCTGCACCGAGCCGAAACTGCTGCTGCTGGACGAGCCTTCCTCGGGCCTCAACACCGAGGAAACCGAGGACATGGCCTGGTGGATCCAGGATATCCGCGACGATCTCGGTATCAGCGTGCTGATGGTGGAACACGACATGAGCCTGGTGAACGAAGTGTCGGACCGCGTTCTGGCGCTGAATTACGGCCGCGTGCTGGCCACCGGCACCGCCCGCGAGGTGCAGAGCCACCCTGAAGTGGTCAAGGCGTATCTGGGGGGCTGA
- a CDS encoding branched-chain amino acid ABC transporter permease encodes MRFFFKTDYNQDINLTRDKVDRFWYGLLLLVLLLAPFVLEDFWLGEISYVFILSIVGIGLMLLTGYTGQVSLGHAAFLGIGAYTHAVLLHHGVPFIIAITAATLLSAFIGMVIGSRVLKLTGLYLAIVTLAFAFIIEHVLVKWESVTGGFKGFAVSRPEYFGVALTDDVPFYYLTFFCLVLAVLAALNLLRSPTGRAFIAIRDSEVAAQSMGVNLARYKTTAFAVSAGFTGFGGALFGHKIGYLAPDAFNILLSIQLLLMVVVGGLGSIHGAIYGAAFVGALPVLIAIGRDYLPETIARQPGLEPGLFGLILVCFILFEPYGIYGRWLKLKLFFSLFPMYKRATFKKQKSYTKSERNR; translated from the coding sequence ATGCGTTTCTTCTTCAAGACCGACTATAACCAGGATATCAACCTCACCCGCGACAAGGTGGACCGCTTCTGGTACGGGCTGCTTTTGCTCGTGCTGCTGCTGGCGCCTTTCGTGCTGGAGGATTTCTGGCTCGGCGAGATTTCCTACGTCTTCATCCTCTCCATCGTTGGCATCGGCCTGATGCTGCTTACCGGCTATACCGGGCAGGTGTCGCTGGGCCATGCCGCGTTTCTTGGCATCGGCGCGTACACGCATGCAGTGCTGCTGCACCACGGCGTGCCGTTCATCATCGCCATCACAGCGGCAACGCTGCTCTCGGCCTTCATCGGCATGGTGATCGGTTCGCGCGTGCTGAAGCTCACCGGCCTCTACCTCGCCATTGTCACGCTGGCCTTCGCCTTCATCATCGAGCACGTGCTGGTGAAATGGGAAAGCGTCACTGGTGGCTTCAAGGGCTTCGCGGTTTCGCGTCCAGAGTATTTCGGCGTCGCGCTGACCGACGACGTGCCGTTCTATTATCTCACCTTCTTCTGCCTGGTGCTGGCGGTGCTGGCGGCGCTGAACCTGTTGCGCTCGCCAACCGGCCGCGCCTTCATCGCCATCCGCGATTCCGAGGTTGCGGCTCAGTCGATGGGCGTCAATCTGGCGCGCTACAAGACCACGGCCTTCGCCGTCTCGGCCGGCTTCACCGGCTTCGGCGGCGCATTGTTCGGGCACAAGATCGGCTATCTCGCGCCGGATGCCTTCAACATCCTGCTCTCGATCCAGTTGCTGCTGATGGTGGTGGTGGGCGGCCTCGGCTCGATCCACGGCGCCATCTACGGCGCGGCCTTCGTGGGCGCCTTGCCGGTGCTGATCGCCATCGGCCGCGACTACCTGCCTGAAACTATTGCGCGCCAGCCGGGCCTCGAGCCCGGCCTGTTCGGCCTCATCCTGGTCTGCTTCATTCTGTTCGAGCCCTACGGCATCTATGGCCGCTGGCTCAAGCTGAAGCTCTTCTTCTCGCTGTTCCCGATGTACAAGCGGGCGACATTCAAGAAGCAGAAGTCCTACACCAAGTCGGAGCGCAACCGGTGA